In one Mus caroli chromosome 14, CAROLI_EIJ_v1.1, whole genome shotgun sequence genomic region, the following are encoded:
- the LOC110309583 gene encoding olfactory receptor 2T2-like codes for METIYQNSTDFILLGLITHPKFPGLIFAVVFSIFVVAVTANLVIIMLIHVDSHLHTPMYFLLSQLSIMDTVYICITVPKMLQDLLSKEKTISFLGCALQIFFYLTLIGGEFFLLGLMAYDRFVAVCNPLRYQIIMNPRVCLLMVLGSWAGGSLDGFMLTPVTMSFPYCGSLEINHFFCEIPAVLKLSCRDTSLYETLMYACCVLMLLIPISFISVSYTRILITVYHMSSADGRRKAFTTCSSHIIVVSIFYGAAFYTNVLPHSYHTPEKDKVVSAFYTILTPMLNPLIYSLRNRDVAVALRKVLRKYAPSQRLRVRHIPEKY; via the coding sequence ATGGAAACTATTTACCAGAACTCCACTGACTTCATCCTCCTGGGCCTCATCACCCACCCAAAATTTCCTGGACTGATCTTTGCTGTGGTTTTCTCCATCTTTGTGGTGGCTGTAACAGCCAACTTGGTCATTATTATGCTCATTCATGTGGACTCTCATcttcacacacccatgtactttttACTCAGCCAGTTGTCCATCATGGATACTGTCTATATCTGTATCACTGTTCCCAAGATGCTTCAAGATCTCCTGTCCAAAGAAAAGACCATTTCCTTTCTGGGATGTGCATTGCAAATATTTTTCTACCTAACATTGATTGGGGGAGAGTTTTTCCTGCTGGGCCTCATGGCTTATGACAGGTTCGTGGCTGTATGCAACCCTCTACGGTACCAAATAATCATGAATCCCAGGGTTTGTTTGCTTATGGTGCTGGGCTCCTGGGCTGGTGGATCTTTGGATGGATTCATGCTGACACCTGTTACTATGAGCTTTCCTTACTGTGGATCTCTTGAGATCAACCACTTTTTCTGTGAGATCCCAGCGGTACTGAAACTATCCTGCAGAGACACATCACTCTATGAAACCTTGATGTATGCATGCTGTGTGCTGATGCTATTAATTCCAATATCCTTCATCTCAGTCTCCTACACACGGATCCTCATCACTGTCTACCACATGAGCTCTGCTGATGGCCGACGTAAAGCCTTCACCACGTGTTCCTCCCACATTATAGTAGTGAGCATTTTTTATGGGGCAGCTTTCTATACCAATGTACTGCCCCATTCTTACCACACACCTGAGAAAGATAAGGTTGTCTCAGCCTTTTATACCATTCTCACTCCTATGTTGAACCCACTTATTTACAGTTTGAGGAATAGAGATGTGGCTGTGGCTCTAAGAAAAGTCCTAAGGAAATATGCTCCCTCTCAGAGATTACGAGTGAGACACATACCTGAGAAATACTAG